A stretch of the uncultured Trichococcus sp. genome encodes the following:
- a CDS encoding bile acid:sodium symporter family protein, whose product MTNLNQIFNKYLTWIVIGVALAAFVFDQSFVWASNYTTLFLQIIMFFMGLTLSVNDFKEVFHRPAYVAMVSLMQFIWMPFAGWALTKLFNLPPELALGVILLGCCPGGTASNVMTYLSNGDVALSVTATSISTMLAPIIMPLNISLYAGEIIEISFWPMFWSILKVVFLPVVLGVILNSLFGKKIASYYSVLPTFSSIGVLLVIAAVVSVNKETIMHSGLLIAFVTFLHNSSGYAFAWSVCRLLKIDAASTRAMQIEVGMQNSGLASSMALNAPFNAPQASMAGAIYSIMHNVTGSLFASYCRYKDAKSAEATQVAVETPVTEA is encoded by the coding sequence ATGACAAATCTGAATCAAATCTTCAACAAGTATCTCACCTGGATCGTAATCGGCGTCGCATTGGCGGCTTTCGTTTTCGACCAATCCTTTGTATGGGCAAGCAATTATACGACATTATTCCTGCAAATCATCATGTTTTTCATGGGCTTGACATTATCGGTCAACGATTTCAAGGAGGTGTTCCACCGTCCGGCTTACGTGGCCATGGTCAGCTTGATGCAATTCATCTGGATGCCTTTCGCCGGTTGGGCGCTTACGAAACTCTTCAATCTGCCGCCTGAACTGGCTTTGGGTGTGATTCTGTTGGGGTGCTGCCCCGGTGGTACGGCTTCGAACGTGATGACCTACCTTTCCAATGGGGATGTGGCGCTTTCCGTTACGGCAACTTCGATTTCGACGATGCTGGCGCCGATCATCATGCCCCTGAACATTTCGCTTTATGCCGGTGAAATCATCGAAATCAGCTTCTGGCCGATGTTCTGGTCGATTCTGAAGGTTGTTTTCCTGCCTGTCGTTTTGGGGGTTATTTTGAACTCCTTGTTCGGAAAAAAAATCGCTTCGTATTATTCCGTGCTGCCGACCTTCTCATCCATCGGCGTACTCTTGGTGATTGCCGCAGTCGTTTCCGTCAACAAAGAAACGATTATGCATTCCGGATTGTTGATCGCTTTTGTGACTTTCCTGCATAATTCAAGCGGTTATGCCTTCGCTTGGAGCGTCTGCAGACTCTTGAAAATCGATGCGGCATCGACCCGCGCCATGCAGATCGAGGTCGGCATGCAGAATTCGGGTCTTGCTTCCAGCATGGCACTGAATGCGCCGTTCAATGCGCCGCAAGCTTCCATGGCAGGTGCCATCTACTCAATCATGCACAATGTGACCGGCTCTTTGTTCGCGAGCTATTGCCGCTACAAAGATGCCAAGTCTGCCGAAGCAACCCAGGTTGCGGTCGAAACACCCGTTACAGAAGCCTAA
- a CDS encoding LacI family DNA-binding transcriptional regulator, whose protein sequence is MKDVAALAKVGVGTVSRVLNNSGAVKESTRRKVEAAMKELNYIPNAYARGLKMNKTNTVALIIPTIWHPFFSEFAYYVESNLAEHKYKMLLCNSDVSSDKELEYIQMVQENKVDGIIGITYSDLDNFVSSHLPFVTIDRHFKEETVCVTSDNFHAGELAVEKLVEKGCHKLGYVGTHSRFPSETTKRRDGFEAKAEQMGMPYAIYDGEDPVMEFKQEIRTFFEENPDVDGVFAHTDFIALDILEILEEMKRKVPEEVQLIGCDGIKMEAGRKQFLSTIRQPVDLMAKAAVEKIIQVIDGEPVRTKITLPVHYLEGPTTKNKMSK, encoded by the coding sequence ATGAAAGATGTAGCTGCTTTAGCCAAAGTCGGTGTCGGTACCGTATCGCGCGTTCTGAACAATTCAGGCGCTGTGAAAGAATCGACCCGCAGAAAAGTCGAGGCGGCGATGAAAGAATTGAACTATATTCCGAACGCCTATGCGCGCGGATTGAAGATGAACAAGACCAACACGGTTGCGCTGATCATTCCGACAATCTGGCATCCGTTTTTTTCGGAATTCGCCTATTATGTGGAGAGCAACTTGGCTGAACACAAGTACAAAATGCTGTTGTGCAACTCGGATGTCAGCAGTGACAAGGAACTCGAATATATCCAGATGGTCCAAGAAAACAAAGTCGATGGCATCATCGGCATCACCTATTCGGATTTGGATAACTTTGTATCGTCGCATTTGCCTTTCGTCACCATTGACCGTCATTTCAAGGAAGAAACGGTTTGCGTCACATCGGACAACTTTCATGCAGGTGAGTTGGCAGTAGAAAAGTTGGTCGAGAAGGGCTGTCATAAACTCGGCTATGTCGGAACGCATTCGCGCTTTCCGAGCGAGACGACGAAGCGAAGGGACGGCTTTGAGGCGAAGGCTGAGCAGATGGGAATGCCGTATGCCATCTACGATGGGGAAGATCCCGTAATGGAATTCAAACAGGAAATCCGAACCTTTTTCGAAGAAAATCCGGATGTGGATGGCGTCTTTGCCCACACCGATTTTATCGCTTTGGACATCCTCGAAATTTTGGAGGAAATGAAACGCAAAGTGCCGGAAGAGGTGCAGCTCATCGGTTGTGATGGCATCAAGATGGAAGCCGGGCGCAAACAGTTCCTATCGACAATCCGTCAGCCTGTGGATTTGATGGCCAAAGCCGCAGTCGAAAAAATCATCCAGGTGATCGATGGCGAACCCGTCAGGACTAAAATCACTTTGCCCGTCCATTACTTGGAAGGACCGACAACGAAAAATAAAATGTCAAAATAA
- a CDS encoding CHAD domain-containing protein has translation MGGQLILIRHGIAEERTPEGDDFYRKLTEAGVEELTAFLPDIAPLLTEAGKLKIWTSPLLRARETAELVAEATAVEEIQPQEFLATGDYAAFREALELEEDGFNLALVGHEPYMSSWTKELIGAAIPFKKGAVAFFTVDLTEDPIGKLDWLLAPGESAKLKHAAATDKMQAADKHEGTADCGPCNGEDTVYASIIKEQMAGVQRAYAAYQQDPVEPESAHALRVAIRQLRALLNFNKANGEEKYYREAGEDWREIATTFGYLRELDVLMEECRELRGLYPDMLAEDGQVMTWLMEERLGEQNSIQGLITSGALTERILDAEAATVQFLKTNQLDDAQQKKATIKKLEKMKKRLMRKWEEVDFSNHEQTHSLRINAKKLRYAATYLEPILGEKDKVIIKEMKKVQTALGTLCDLDINGHLLLEMADKTDDPELQHHFRTLSEHQFQRRETILNDEAD, from the coding sequence ATGGGAGGACAACTGATACTGATTCGGCATGGCATCGCAGAAGAACGCACGCCTGAGGGAGATGATTTCTACAGAAAATTGACGGAAGCAGGAGTGGAGGAACTGACTGCATTTCTGCCCGACATCGCACCCTTACTGACCGAGGCCGGGAAATTGAAGATATGGACAAGCCCGTTGCTGCGGGCGCGTGAGACTGCTGAATTAGTTGCGGAAGCTACTGCTGTCGAAGAAATCCAACCACAGGAATTTTTGGCGACCGGCGACTACGCAGCCTTCAGGGAAGCGTTGGAACTGGAAGAGGATGGCTTCAACTTGGCGCTTGTCGGTCATGAGCCGTACATGAGCAGCTGGACGAAAGAATTGATCGGGGCGGCGATTCCCTTCAAAAAAGGAGCAGTAGCCTTCTTTACGGTCGACTTGACCGAGGATCCGATCGGCAAGCTGGATTGGCTGTTGGCGCCGGGCGAATCGGCGAAGCTCAAACACGCAGCCGCCACCGACAAGATGCAAGCGGCCGATAAGCACGAAGGGACGGCGGATTGCGGCCCATGCAATGGCGAAGACACAGTATACGCCAGCATCATCAAAGAGCAGATGGCGGGCGTTCAGCGTGCCTATGCCGCTTATCAGCAGGATCCCGTCGAACCGGAATCGGCGCATGCGCTGCGCGTGGCGATCCGCCAACTGCGGGCATTGTTGAACTTCAATAAGGCGAACGGTGAGGAAAAATATTACCGGGAAGCTGGTGAAGATTGGCGGGAGATCGCCACAACCTTCGGCTATCTGCGCGAGTTGGATGTGCTGATGGAAGAATGCCGCGAGTTGCGCGGGTTGTACCCGGATATGCTGGCCGAGGACGGCCAAGTCATGACCTGGCTGATGGAAGAACGCCTTGGCGAGCAGAACAGCATCCAGGGACTGATCACGAGCGGGGCTTTGACCGAACGCATCCTCGATGCCGAAGCTGCGACGGTTCAGTTCCTGAAAACGAACCAACTCGATGATGCCCAGCAGAAAAAAGCGACGATCAAGAAGCTTGAAAAGATGAAAAAACGGCTGATGCGCAAATGGGAAGAGGTCGATTTCTCCAACCATGAACAGACCCACAGCTTGCGCATCAATGCAAAAAAACTGCGTTATGCCGCGACCTACCTCGAGCCGATCCTGGGCGAGAAGGACAAGGTCATCATCAAAGAGATGAAGAAAGTCCAGACCGCACTCGGTACGCTCTGCGACCTGGACATCAACGGGCACTTGCTGTTGGAGATGGCCGACAAGACCGATGATCCCGAACTGCAGCACCACTTCAGGACACTCAGCGAACACCAATTCCAACGCAGGGAAACGATACTGAACGACGAAGCGGATTGA